The genomic window aagttcattgtttttttttatatttcataacaaaaaatacttattaatatacaattagagatattttttgtatatttgtcgtgttaaaaaacaataatattttttcaggtAATATTATTGTCAGTGGTCGCGGCCATAGTGGCTGAAGCACCATACCAGCTTCCGCAGCCAGGGCCTCAGGCTCCAGTCTTTAATTATCCAGTACAGCAATCACAAAGGCcgaatataatacaaaattcacAGCAGTCAAGCGGTGGTTATCATTACCAACAACCACAACCGAGGCCAAACTATGTGCCACAACCAAGACCTCAACCTCAACCTCAACGTCTACCTCAACCTGTGTATCCTCAACCTCAACCCAATTACCCCCAACCCATAGCTCCGTTACCCCAACCTCTTCCCCAACCATCCTACGGAGTTCCCCAGCCGCAACCTACTTACCCACAACCACAGCCCAGCTATCCACAACCACAGCCCGGCTATCCTCAACCACAGCCCAGCTATCCTCAACCACAGCCGAGCTATCCTCAACCACAGCCCAGCTATCCTCAACCACAGCCTAGCTATCCTCAACCTCAACTTAGCTATCCCCAGCCACAGCCCCAACCAACTTACCCTCAGCCACAACCACAACCATCCTACAACTACCCACAACCAGCACAACCTCTCCCCCAACCTCAACAAATCCAACCACTCCCACAACCAATCCAACCACTCCCACAACCAATCCAACCACTCCCACAACCAATTCAACCACTCCCACAACCAATCCAACCTCTCCCACAGCCCATCCAACCGCTCCCCCAACCAAATTTCCCTCAACCTCAACAATCAGGATACTCCTACCAGCAACCTGCCGCTCCTTTCATCCAACAATCCAGCCAATCACTATCCAGCTACCAAGCAGATTCTAACCAATACAACAACGCCCAACTTTCCCTCGGTCAGTACAACTCTCCTCAGCAGCAGCAAACCCACAGAGATGCATTGGATGACCATGTCGTCAGTCGCGTACAGAGTATAATTAAAGACAACGAGCACTCTTCAGCGAAGGAACGTGGATATTTGTCTTTGGTGTCTGGTGTGAGTCTCGAGAATGCTCAGCCAAGTATAGAAATATCTTCCTTCGTCCAGAACTCGCAGCAAGCTGTAAGCCAGAGCTCTGGTTCGCAATCTGTGTCCACAGATTATGGATTACCGAACCAAGTCGACAATAGCATTGCATTCATACCACAAAACAAACCAGCGATTTCCTACGGAGTGccaaattagtttaaaatgaaagacttaataaaagtattattttttttaattgtcatttttattattgtagtcTGTCTGGGCATGTTATCTTCATGAACAATGGGTACTGGGCGGGCTGCAATCAAATGATAATTAGTAGTTTTGTAAGAGGTTCTATTTGAATACTGACCATATATGAGTATATACAACGCATTACCCAACAGAAGTAACgaccttttatgtaatatttgagGTTATTTTCCGTTGGCATAGAAACGTGAATATAACCTTACACagttattcaataataattaaaatcccCAAGACTTGTATGAGGCACATTAGAGCAGTGTTTTACATCGTGGGGCCCACGCTCCAAAGGGGGCATGTTGATTGTTAAAAGGGGGCATGTTGATTGTTAAAAGGGGGCTTTgttatgttttaaagaaaaaccgaaattacaaataattattttaatatctacttactattttaacaatttctaAGAtactttctaaaaaaaatcatttaagttttataagaattttaggAAGACTAAAATGGGGCACAAAAGAGGTTGGTTTTAATGTGTACAATTGTAcacattaaaacatatatatattattgtagttttaattGTTGACGAAATCTtgaaattgatattaaatatataattttaaaaatcaatctcATACAAGCAAatcattcatattttttcggatataatataaatttggtaCTAAACTCCCGTTGCGGATCAAATGAAAACttataacacttttttatcacttatttccaatttatatctatatttgaagaacatttcattttatcaaaAGAATGTagttaaagtttatatatgcTTTTTATTACTACGGACCTTAGTTTAGCAcggcttttatttaaatatgttggaaataaaaatatattattataggatAATCtagcatataaatatatgaaaatttgtcatttctttaatttatctcATTAAATTAGAACATTATTAGTTCCAGGTCAAACTACCATTATGGCATTATTCATATGGGcaaccaagtacacttatgaaggattaggatcatttaaatttataaacttcaGACTAAATTACTGCGTTTGGGTGACAACTGAAACGTACTAGGAACAACAAAACGCAGAAATAGGTTCGAACGTCTAAACATTAACGCCTAGTCAAATATcggtaatttaaattgaattatttatcgtGTTTGGCCTTTCCTGCTTCTGAACCATTACTAAGTTATAGCTAtatatttgttgattttaacTGATCGAATAGAAAATCAACAACACACTgattataaatgtgttttataaaatcgtGCGTGGTTGAATAATTTCACaataacaatttcaattttaaaatttacttaattcaataaataatttcacttgtttgttatatatatatatatatttgtaaagcgCCCATTTAATCcgttatttgaattaaataaattttaaaattgaaattgttatttatttattaattttcgaaAAGCTCATACAATTTGTAAAGCGCGCCGCTACGAACAAGTTACTTGGCAGTACCAAGAAATCgactattgttaataaattaaaatgggATCATACCAATTGTATAGGATTATCACACGTCTGAGTTCCATATGTGAATGCAGAAACATTTCCCGACGTCATCAGCTGTATTGGTTTTGGCGACGCATTGCCAACTTCACTCTGACCAtcatttttcagtttctataatgttatgttaataaacagatatatgtatacattattttagagAGCTCTCTTgttgagatatttttttatgtaataggaagcaaacgggcagaaggtgatgttaagtgatactgcccatggacactcacattaccagaagactcgcaagtttcgttgccggcctttcaagaaatCTCCGGCTTACATATAGTTGACAGCATACAGGAAACTCCAactagattttaatatatctatggATACCTCTGGATCCGGCTTTTCAAATTTGGACAATTTGCTTTGACTCGTGACTTTAGTTTTGATTGTCGGACATTGACAGCTGGCGTCAATTGTGACACTTTCGTTTACGCATTGGCAGGAAATGTTCTTCTTTGGATCGCCGCTTCTTGCTTTTAAACTTTTAGGTGTATTTTGTAATTCCTTGCCGTGCTGGcaacaaaaatgaaattaccttaatttgattatattttatatcttattgCACTGAAGTATGTCTGCAAAAAATATGtgtctgaaaaaaaataggtaGAGGGTTCGAATGTTAGTCGTTCACGTCATTGTCAAGTCATAGTCGTGGTAGCGTTTAAAGATGTGGCCCTGTAGAATGCAACCCTGGAGCTTCTAGAATGCGGTCTTGTAGGAACTACCCGCAGTGTCCTTACgcctatcacttaacatcaggtgagcctcctgcccgtttgccctctgttctattaaaaaaaaaaacaaacaagtcagtattaataaatattctcaCACTGGGATCAACAATGGTAGCAATGATTTTCTTCACCTCATCTCTATCATCTCTATCATCAATTGCATCGTAAGGTATTTGATACACTTCCCTTTCAAGCACAACGCTTGTGAGACTTTGCGATTTACGTTTTGCTTTCTGTGTTAGTGGGCAGTATGTACAACACGAATAAcctctgaaatataaaaaaagctttaaataaatgtttatttttacaacttcaataattttactCTAATCTGtaaatatccaaataaatTTCTACTAAGCAGCCAGCAACTCTCATTTCTGAGATCATAGTTCGATTCCCGGTCGTGCACcgaatagactttctttctatgtgcgtatttaagtaaattagcttatcttagacccaaaagtcgacAACGCGTGTCAGGCGCAGGAGCCTGACTcctacctattagattgacaaatgatcatgaaacggatacagaaatctgagggccAGTCCTATTCATATCCTGTTAACTTTCGACAATGGacccacatatatataaacttttagcagcttttatcttaaataatgatataaaaatttagatcctatgaatgtgtatatattatgtaaatatcttttcttacactccttttatatctatctatataagaattgatctttaattatatatattattttccatttCTAACTTCCGTTCCAtccgatttattattttacccgTTTCCCTGTTTTGACCCTGGGCCACAATACACAAACCATGCGGGCTatgaattaagaaaaaaaagactAAATGTGAAAAAGTAGCACCTTTGGCAGGACTCCGAAGCGGTTCGGGACACCGTATGTTTTGGATGCAGCAAGATTTCAAAGCTTTTATTGGatctgaaatgaaaaaaatgtgagctgtcacgggacgcctggcagatgtgaaacatcgacattattttgtaaaagtaatatgcagaaaatagtagattgtgataggaactaaatatgtcataatgataaaacaaaatattacgattttttttccagataacgatgactatttgttggataaacattattttcattaaatatttttaacgtgaaatttactactgcatttagactgtatatcatatagcgtggcgatgcgtcgccacggcatgcgttgccacgccagaaatcggttttacgtgcggctatagatgtttcacatcaaaagtCGTCTAAATATATCGCCGCCCTTTTCCTTACTCCTGTAACCTGAAgcttaaaattcaattatgaGTGACAGAACGTGGTTTAACCCGTTGGAAATTATACCACGCGACTACGGCACATGCTGACCCTCCAGAGAATCCAGAGGGATCAGTATGGTCTTTGGGACCTTTACTGCCGTGCCACAATCCTGACACTTTGGTCTTTCACGCACCAGTACCACCCGTGGCGCTTCTGACGAATACTAACTCTGGCGATAGATAccattttgtttataagcTTCCATCAGGGCTCTCAAAAGAATCAAGTTCTGTAAACTATTTcaattaacataacttatatttaatcttatatttaaCCGTGGGACAAGAGACCAATACCCCCTAGGATTGCCCCCtcccaaaaaacacaatatacagAAACAAGACAATACACACGAAAACAAcggaaaagaaataaatgtcaaGAAATATAAGAGAAATAGTATTTACATAGCAACGCTTAACACCAGGACTCTAAGAACAGACGAATCTTTACAAGAACTGGAATATGCCTTAGGTTTTATAAAGTGGGACATTATTGGCCTAAGCGAAGTGAGGAGACTGGGAGAAAAGATTGAACAACATgaaaactacatattataccATATAGGAACCACACCAGGCCTACACGGTGTCGGTTTCCTTATTAAAAATGCTACAGTCAATACATACAGTCCTTCATTGGAATATCAGAACGAATTGCACAACTAAATATCAACTTGCCTGGGTATGCAACTGTGTCAATAATTCAAGTATATGCACCGGCAGAGCTGACACCAAAAGACATAAAGGATAATTTCTACGAAGACCTGGACAGGACTCTGGCAGATGCACACAAGGCAATCATACTGATGGGAGATTTCAATGGCCAGATTGGTAAAAGATTAACAAACGAAAATAACATACTAGGCCAATTCAGCACAggaaaaagaaatgataacGGACAAAGACTAATACACCTGGCACAGGCACATAACCTTaggatattaaatagtttatataagaaaaacaaaaataaaaaatggaccTGGATTTCTCCAGACGGGAACGTGAAAAATGAGATTGATTTCATATTGTCAAATAAACCTAAATTCTTCAAGGATGGGAAAGCCTAGGGGAGGCCTATGCCAAAAGGCAAACTGCTaccgaaaattgaaataaatctaatgtatatttgtatcaggttaatcagtaataaaggctttttttttttttttttttttttatttatatttaataacgagCACATCGTTGCTGGCCCGATTTGCTTTTctacaaatttgaattttatctaaattctATGAAACTTATACTAAAGTGTCCTAGGGTGGAACGGCTGGTacatagttttagttagtgCAAAATCTGTCCTGTTCCATGCGTGGAAGGACATTAACGACATCACACACCGGCTCCAAGCCTTCGTCCTCGTCGTACgtacaatacattttacatttcatgtgattaaaattgtattgtaatagaacacaagaacagagtgtcttcttccctttaatagagactgtaagtagttTTATTGGGcacttacttatataataatcctttttagtaaattaggttagacttaaattacttattagtcttaagttaggctagatcgtaatgttccatgatgtcttagtgaagacacatgtatatagaaaaaaaaatgtgattaaAAATTTTTCAACTAAAACTAATTGTATTTCTTAAGTGATACTACGACTGAATAAAgctaataattacttaagaatatatgttttttatcctgattttttttattcggcCGGAAGTACCGCCACCGGATTGGTCGGATACTGGATAGTTACCGGATATCCGTTTCATCTCTCGTCCAAATACACACCCTTAATGTTAAAATCTGAATTTGTGTTCATGTTGACGAATTTATGGTAAAATTATTACCAATAGTCCAATCGCTACTTGAGTATAGGTTCATTTCTCTTAAGATCATTTATTATTGGGATTCTactaaacaaaatcaaatataccTTAAAGCATTTCCTTTGCTATTCGTCAGCTTTCTATGCCTTTTCCTAGgactgtaaaaatattaaatttgattatataataaagtgtaaaatatatagtattttttcaatcagattaatttgttttaacactTTTATACGAGTTTAATGTGAGGGCCCGTTAATCTTGAACTGTGGTAAGTGGAAATTTCAgaagaacagagtgtcttcttCTAAATAGAGAATGTTGTATATTCTTAGTAAACTAggttagtattaaattattttcatttattcatcaacacttcgttgcagaaatatacaattgacaatttaataaaaaaaagaaaacatagtaaacaaaaatttgaaCGTCTCACTAGAATCAGCATTTTTTACCCCCTCAGCGTGACAATAAGGGGGGAGCCCTTATTGTCACGCTGTGTCACACGTTAGGTGACTCCCCCTAGAAATCTAGAAATATTTCGCCAGAAAAACTAAGACCCTGCTGAATATgacaaattctaaataatagtACACAAATtctgataattaaaaatatttatttcgttataataacttttaaataaattaataaacgccGCTACAATCGTGCCACAGAGCTAGCGcccatgtaaaaaaataaggataGGCTAACGTCACTGGCTGAATGTGGCAAGACGTGACAAGAGGGTACAACCCTCTTGTCACATCTTGCCACACTCATTCAGAACCCTCCACTCCCCTTGTATGCGAACGTATTTTATAAACGGCCCCAAATTAAAcaagcatttaaaatattatataccttttGGATCCCCTGAATTTTTTCGCTCCGCAAGAGTCGCAGGGAAAGctgaaattaatacatattatttaaaacattaatacatcactacatattataaaacaaagtcgctttctctgtccctatgtccctttgtatgcttaaatcattgaaactacgcaacggatttcgATGcggtttcttttaatatatatagtgattcaagaggaaggtttatatgtataataacatccattaaatagtggagaagtactgttatttttgaggtttctaatgtgatgtcgtaaataattacattttttccgcttacattgcaaacgcaggctgaaccctacgagttttatcaaaataatgtactaagtattgtacacattgaaaaggtctacagaaaagtccgtgatgtcTATCtgttatggataacccacatttttatatacaacgttcacagattttctgtagtgtatttagtatcagtaTTGGACCcatgcgaagccggggcgggtcgctagtataatatattagttaaaacaAGCGACACTGAGGCCTTTTTAGGTCTTAGGCCTCCGATTTCTGAacctatttcatgatcatttgtcaatctaataggcaagtaggtgatcagcttccaAACACACATCGGCTATCTGGGTtcaaggcaagccggtttccaaacgatattttcttttaccgTTCGGGCGAATGTTAAAATAgatagaaaattttcgaatagaTGGAAAGAGAATGTAAAAATACTTGTTAGGTTTAGTTTCAATTTCCAGGGTCGATGTCTGCTTCAACGTGTATTTTGTACCTCCATCATGGATAAATTCGTGATATTTCTGATCTAGCCACATCGCAAAACCCTTTATTTCTGGTGCATTTGTGCTCATCGAGTCTGTCCTTTTCGGGCAACGTTCctgtaatttgtttattacattgctcttttctcggatccgagtggagccgggtcatagtagcggtgccaccgactcggatccgtgcgagcGTTCCGTAAATTTTGAACCATCCCTTAGTATTCGACACCCAAAGTGCTGTATGCCAaccactcggatccgattttttgtatgtacaatgtacattcatacatattttcaaacatacatttttactcaatcaaaattcgccataaaacGTTTTGGCGT from Pieris rapae chromosome 23, ilPieRapa1.1, whole genome shotgun sequence includes these protein-coding regions:
- the LOC111001323 gene encoding gamma-gliadin-like; amino-acid sequence: MRVVILLSVVAAIVAEAPYQLPQPGPQAPVFNYPVQQSQRPNIIQNSQQSSGGYHYQQPQPRPNYVPQPRPQPQPQRLPQPVYPQPQPNYPQPIAPLPQPLPQPSYGVPQPQPTYPQPQPSYPQPQPGYPQPQPSYPQPQPSYPQPQPSYPQPQPSYPQPQLSYPQPQPQPTYPQPQPQPSYNYPQPAQPLPQPQQIQPLPQPIQPLPQPIQPLPQPIQPLPQPIQPLPQPIQPLPQPNFPQPQQSGYSYQQPAAPFIQQSSQSLSSYQADSNQYNNAQLSLGQYNSPQQQQTHRDALDDHVVSRVQSIIKDNEHSSAKERGYLSLVSGVSLENAQPSIEISSFVQNSQQAVSQSSGSQSVSTDYGLPNQVDNSIAFIPQNKPAISYGVPN
- the LOC111001324 gene encoding uncharacterized protein LOC111001324; translated protein: MSSSSSDENSECFDYNNITPWPMQPLVYCTNVPYRERPKSGEKKRNPNCFVKAFRWYTQERCPKRTDSMSTNAPEIKGFAMWLDQKYHEFIHDGGTKYTLKQTSTLEIETKPNNFPCDSCGAKKFRGSKSPRKRHRKLTNSKGNALRGYSCCTYCPLTQKAKRKSQSLTSVVLEREVYQIPYDAIDDRDDRDEVKKIIATIVDPSHGKELQNTPKSLKARSGDPKKNISCQCVNESVTIDASCQCPTIKTKVTSQSKLSKFEKPDPEKLKNDGQSEVGNASPKPIQLMTSGNVSAFTYGTQTCDNPIQLPAQYPLFMKITCPDRLQ